The genomic segment CCATATATAATAcagaaatacaaattgaattGGTATTATCATCAAAAACTTGCACTTACGCCTGAACTTGTTTTGCTTTCTCTCTATCGCTAATATCAGTGTTATCCATTATTGTTTCcacttttttctttgctttttctaatttacgtaacgctcttcgtttcttccttgaCTTTGCTTCTATTACTTTTTTGATTGGTCTAACATTTAAGTCCTCAACACGTTTTTTGTATTCATCAACAAGTTCCTTAGGTACCGGCATCACATTCTTCATGTGTTTTTCTTCATCTTGTACAAACCAATCTGGTAATTTTTCATCATTAAATGCATATCTATTCCAGGCTGAATCTACTAAGTCCCTTCGAGTTTTTTTACTTTGAACTAATAGTGATCCTAATGCTAAATCTTCTTCTGATaaacgtttccttttctttgattttgcacctatatattatatatataattacattatgttCTATATTTACTACATAAAGCTATTCTTCTATAGTCATGTAATATACTTACTAGTCGCCTGAGGATTATCTTTGCCgctaattttatcttttttagaTTTCGTAATTGAAACTATTTTGTCAACATCATAATCAGAGTCTGTATCATCACTATTATAGTCGTCATTGTCCTCGTTAtctctttgcttctttttttgtgtattcttagatatttttactttattttctttatcgctATCTATGGAACCGTCTTGTCCTATTATACGACcccctttctttttatattcctcGACCATTTTATCCAATTCAAAatcttcatctttttcaacttctaaatttttaaatacatccTTCTCAAACCATAATTCTGCTTTCTGAATTCTTTTAGTTTTCTTGTCCCTATGATCTAAATCAGTTAATAAAGGATTCTCTGGATCttcatcaatattttttctcttttttgaaactttctttGTATCGTCGTCGTCAGATTCATTTAAACCTAAAATTCatttgtgtaaaaatattacgagcatttataaatataaaaagaaattatataaacaataaataccTAAGCCTGACTTATTGCTGTCTGAATCATCATCTGAAGCATTACTTGAATCCTCTGGTTCACTATCTTCTGTTTTATAGTATAAATCTGAGCTATCTAAATGTCCCTCATCTTTATTATACCTAACCTTTTTTGGTTTTCTTTGTTCTGCATCTGAATCTACATCACTTTCTGCTACTTGATCAGGATCCTGAtccattatattttctaagtGTTGATGTGTCTTAATGTCTTTTAAACTAAACATATCATCTCCTTCTAATACAGGACCTTCGTTTCCTTTATGAATCATTTTTAGATTCAAtcgttcatttaatttttgccTTTCTTTGttagcttttttctttttccgtttaaGCTCTCTAGCTTCTTCTTCTCTAAGCTCTTCTATCTGTTTTCTAATTTGTTCATCTTCCAAATCTTCCAGTTCTTCTTGACTCATAGGTGGTGCTTTCATTGCCTCATCAGgcaaattttgtacattttcatctgattctttttcttttaaagattCCTTTACTGCCTTCcaccaattaattaaatttcgtaaatcCTTTTTTCCTAATACTTTAATATCCTTACAACATTCTTTAATTTCCTTGGTCGTCTTCTCGTGATTTGCTATTGTTTCATCATCAAAAACAATTTCAGAAGCATTCTGCAATACTTCCACAGCATTTTCATGTGCTATAAAGTCTTTAACAGATAgcttatgatataaagtataatcaTTTTCTGGGTAACCCTCcactttatctttctttttcgcaggattatatacatttaatttatttgtggGCTCAATTTCTAGTTCTGAGAAAACATATTTTGGATCTAAAAATTTAGGATCTAACTTATCTGGTGCAATATAATACTGACaaacaacaaaaatttcagCAGATTCTGCACGTGATGCTTGTGGTTTAGTTGCATGCACcttaaataaaacatagaaattcaatgttaatatattgaaaattatatttctatgataaaaatgttatatataccTTCCTGAATAATTGCTTTAACACCCAAACTAGTGCATTATAATCTTTTGAACGAAAAACTTTAGTTATAAACCAACCACCAGGTCGTAAGAAATATGTCGCCATTTTAAGAGCAGCTAGAGTTAAGACGATTTGTTGATATGCATCATGGAGCCAGTTTTTACCAACATTTGGTGCTCCATCATGAAGTACAACGTCAGCTTTCCAAGTTTTCAATTCACGTGATATTGATACACGGCATTTGTCTGTTGTTATATCTTCAACTAAACTAATACATCCTGGAATGGGCTTTATGGGAAACAAGTCTACACCTATTACTACAGAAGACACTGGCATATTTTGTCGAGCAATTTGCATCCATCCTCCAGGAGCTGCACACAAATCTATGCATACTCGGGATTTTTGTAAAAACTCAAATTTTCGATTCatctgaattaatttaaaagcagCACGTGACCTATAACCTATAAAACATAACTTATTAAAAGAGCtacttataaataatatataatgaagtAAAACTTTAAAAGTAAATCACATtcaacattaaatatttcacattaaattatttattgaataaagaaacagtttattttttaaacctttatttcatttataaaacaatattttttaattcttaccAGTTTCTTTTGctaattggtaaaatttatcCTTCCTCtgctttccaatttttcttcttttaccaCCCATTTTGAATTGCAATAAACTGTActttttataggaaaattattttaattcaaagcTCGTAACTTATTTACGTGCGAACGGATTGAAATGGATATGTAATGCAACACGTCCTTCTACAGTGCTACCACATGCGAAAAATTTAGGAGTAGGGATacacaaaaagaaataaatctctATAGTCTGTTCCACCAGATGAGGACGGAAATGACGTGGATTTGGGTATGGTCGTTGTCACACATAACGTATATAAACGTAAACCAAGATTGTAATTATGTTTATTGTACCACCTCGTTAGATAGactataaaaaatagtatattttcaagaaaaagactaagttatttaaaattgaaaaagagaaTCATCTATATATCAGTACAAACACCACtaatctatataatattaatataatatatttagtaatttcatttaattacaatGATGCACTATGATATACTgaattttcttccatattAATAACtctttttaatgtatttttttttacaactaTAATCTTTgttttgtatacattttaatcaaagttatatagaatttacaGATGGTTTTACAAAAAGTGTGAAATGGTATAGAAAGAATGAATTGCAGGATAAAACTAATTACTTCCATAATTTCTTGATGgacatatttttttctgaaTCTTTCTGCATAACTTTTGCTACAGCCATTTCAAAATCTTCTTGAGTAACATGAACACGACGTTCTCTGAGAGCATACATACCAGCTTCTGTGCATACACCctgaaaacaaataaataaatagataattttaacaataaaaatatatcttagcatactgcaaaacgttatattaatTACCTTCACTTCTGCACCTGACGCACCAGGCATGAGTTCGGcaattttccttaaatttataCCACGtgttaaattcatttttctcgaatgaatttttaaaatatcaagtcGCGCTTCTTCATTTGGAGgtggaaattcaattttacgaTCTATACGTCCCGGTCTTAATAACGCTGGATCCAATATATCAATTCTGTTTGTAGCCATAatgacttttatattttttgttgcTTCAAAACCATCTAATTGATTGAGTAATTCAAGCATGGTTCGTTGAACCTAAGTATCAAaagttgataaaaaatattcattattaagCTAAAATTTTCAGATCTAATGCTGTTATGTCTGGCCGCCAAAGGCCCACGTACCATTATTCAGACCCCCAATAAATCTAAGGATCCACCATAAACTTAAGCTTTTTAACttattcgttttaatcgtAATCTTATTAACTTGAAGGAATCTCTAATCCTGTAAGTGTTTTCGTTTTATGGATGATCCTTAGAACaatccttaggtttattgtgCGCTCTTACAAATTACGGAGGAAGCGGATATTTACGTAACGGTAAAAACAGGCTTTTGTCATAATGTCAACCACGAGCCACATTAGTAGGAGGCTTCCTCCAACTATTCTCATTCATTAACATTGGTTATAACCAATGGACATCGCGAATCCGCTTTCTTCGTACAAAAAACACACCCACACTGAGTTTTCCTTAGTGACAACATCGTCACCACGACCGGTCGATAAAACAAATACGTAAAACTTACTTCACTATCTCCTCCAGAACCAGATTCAATACGAGAACTTCCAATTGAATCTATTTCATCCATGAATATTATAGATGGCGCATGTTCTCTTGCCATTACGAACAATTCACGAACCATTCGTGAACCTTCACCAATAAACTTTTGTACCAATTCAGAACCAGATACACGAATAAACGTACATTCAGTATGATGGGCAACTGCTCTTGCTAATAATGTTTTGCCTGtacctaaaaataaattgcaaatttatcaacaatataattaagtttaattaaaaggaaaaagatagattttaaaaattagcttctttattatttacctGGTGGTCCATACAAGAGTACACCTTTAGGTTGAGCAATCCCAAGAGCATCAAATAATTCAGGATGTTTAACAGGCAATTCAATAActtctttgatttctttaatttgtttatctaAACCTCCTACCATCTCATATGTAGAGTCTGGTACTTTTTCCACCATCATAAGAGAAACAAGTGGGTCAACTTTGtttggtaaaattttatgcaatGTGTAACTTTCATTGCGTAACGCAACTCTTGAATTTGGAGTTACatcattaatatcaatattctTATCTATATCTACTACAAATTTCCCTTCAGGATGTACTTTAACCAAAACTTTCTTCTTGTCCATTGGTTTAACAACTTCTCCAACATATGATCCTTGTTCTTGGAGAAGCTGCAATTCTTCGCGTAACATACGTACTACAAAAAAACAccaatttttattgcaaaatacATCAAACACAAATAAAAGTTAgttaaaaagatgaaaacgtaattgaataatatacCTTTGGCATTGAGCTCGTTACGTTGTGCTTGTAACCTCCTTAAATTTTGACTTTTTTCAGCTACGATTAATTGAAGTTCTTCAATTTTAGTAATGTAATACGGTTTAAAACCTTCTCCCTTAATAAGTTTCTCATCTATTTCCATCTAAAATATAAGGATAAAAAGTAGCTATAATagttgtaaaattatacatgtTGCTTAGATTCGATCAATTACCTTATTTGTGAGCGTCATTGTTGCACTCACTATTTATAATCAATtactaattataattgttcTTATATGGCCATTTActtataaaaataagcaagaaagaaagtttaGAACTTGACACTTCTTTGTAATATTACAAGAATTGCTTGTCATCGATACCCACTGTACGGATCACGTAGTACCGCGTACGGATACTCAATATCAACTTACGAATCGATTACTTGCTGTAGCTGTAACATTATCGAGAATCAGTTTCATATCGATTGATACATTTCCTGTATATTGTTTATAAACCAtctttagtaaaaaaaattagattgtttaaacagatttttaaattaaattaataaattaaattccttatacatcatttattaaaacaaattattaaacgtttaataaaataaatcgattaCATTCGCTCATTGTAAATTATCCTTTACGACTatgatttcataaaattataattattttgatattcatatatacattttccttctttttagttttagttaatgtaaaataattattttttatattttattgtaatgtcaatttagtttcttatttatttatcaaacttacaaataattttctagagTAATATTACTGAAGTAATCGAGAAATAATTAGATATtgcttagaatttattattcaatgccttgtaatttatttctccaaaattatacttattttatgtttttccaCATAAGGTTGGTAAGACTTAATAGTAATGGTGTATAGTTGATACTTTGATATACGCTTAAAAATTTATGGAGTAAAATAGGCGGCGACGcggaaaatgtatatattaatatgctacaatttacttaatttataattttataaaaaatttaacgcGCATGAGGCAGAGTGTTTTTTATGACAAGGACAAAATATACAACGTATAAGACAGAACGTGAAAATTTAGTGCGCCACGTGACTGCATAGGTTAAGGTGAAGATACTCTAACCGGTCGGCGGGAGATGAACTTTGCTCTCACTTTTTATATGTTCTTCACTTAAAACATGGAATTTGacttattattcaattttatgtcGATATTTAccatcattttattaatagttGTCACAGTTATCACCGTTTTCCAAAAACTTAAGTAGGTATTTATTCTGTTTCCCTCTAATTACAGTCAtgattatatcatattttttatatgttagATTAAGATGGCCCATAAAAGTAAACTGCTGGTTTTGCAACAAAGATATAAAGATTTGGCGGCAACAACTAAATTGGTGGATGTGTCCATATTGTGAACAATATAATGGCTTTTCTAAGGTAAgtcaatttattcaattaatatgCAGTGGAccatattattcaaaatatataaatttatggtATTGAAGATCATACATATGACATATccagaaattttaaatcaatgaaattttatatataatgtattttgattatttcgCCAGGttgaattaattgatttattaaatatttttaaagctaTTGGAATATCTTAACATAAGAAACAGGCTACCTATGTGATATCTTTTACAATTCCATATATGTTTTGGAATATTATTcctatattttcttccatgTCAAATTCTAGAATGGTGATTATGCATATACTATACCAGAACAATACAAGACATCTTCACATGAAATGAAAAGATACTGTACAATCAACCAGGGTACAAGAACCAATCAAGGTGCAAATAATGGTCTCTGCAAACAATGTAACATgaatgaaagtttaaaaatatcaaaattatctgATTATGTAccaaaaaatgaaagaaattatgaatatgaaatgaaaaagtttAAAGATAGCTTAGAACAACAATACCCATTGTGtgcaaaatgtaaaagtacagtaaataatgtattatataagcAAGCATTATGGCTTGCacaatataaaatgttgttatttaaacaaaaaccATTTTGTATAATTGCTAATGTaagtattgtaataaaatatattacaacaaATAATAAGGTTTGTATGGCATTTCTCACTGTAATTGTTTCATTCTTTGCagaattcaaaatattccGAACTAATATGCAGAATAATTTCAACTATATTAGGATCTATGGTAGTGTATAACATGGAATTCATATTCTTCCCAATTGGaggattattttttcaattttgtgcCTGTTGGATACCTTCTACAAAAAAGCAAAGTTCTGATATATTACTTATGTTTTTATGGATTTGTATGATTATACTCTTACCGTTTAAagacataaaattaattacaacagATTTTCAGAATTCGTGGTTTGTTCTGGAATATATAACTCAGTATCATATGGTAagctaataaattaatataaaatatactgcattaataattaaattttagtacattaaattaatcaacattaattatttttgttttagatgatattatttatctcAATCATAGGCTTTATAAATGTCATGCCTAAGTCATATAAAAGtacagtaaataaaaatatgtcatttaaaaaaattgaatcttCTCCAAAAAATACAGTATTATTTGATTCATGTACAGCAACTTCAAATAATAAGCACAATCTTAATGTCAATGTTAAAACTgctaataatataaacaaaactGCCAGTAATTGGTTAACACCAAATACAATGAAAGATTATATGTCTCCTTGCGcggaaaattcaataaattataaatctacAATTTCCCAAAGTTTATTGTAAgcaattttaatgttttaattttttactaattttatatataacaaaaaataaaataattttttatgttatagCACAAATGCGGCATCACAGTGTTCACCAATGtctattaacaataataatacaatattcaattctcCACCTGTATATAAGAAGAGTATGATAGAGAGCAATTACTCATTGAATGACAGTTTGAGGACATTAAGCATATTATCATTGGGCGAAGATAAACCAAAATATTCAACTAAAATACCTAAGATTTTTGAAACGAAAGTGTATAGCACAAAGAGTTCTGAGCTTTTTAAAAAGGCtggtaaaaagaatattttatcaccACCAAAACTAAAATCAGTTATGCAAACATCCTGGATAGCTGGTGGTTATTGGCAAGAAGGTATAAATGCACCATCATTGTCCAGATCATCCAGTCAAAGTTCTGGTTTTGGTTCTGTGGGTTCTAATTTTGGCCCATCTAGAGAACCATCCATACATGAGTTTGATCAATGTTCAGTTATGTCAGATGCGACGCAATCCTGTTATACACTAAGGCAAACTAATAGTCCTGTTGGGTCTTTTTCTCAATATAGTCCTCAATCTCCATTGTCGGAATCAAGAAATCAATCAATTAATAACCAAACAATGAAACTTGCATCAACCAATCTTTGTACACCACAAACATTATTATCtcaaaataacaaaagaaataattcaacTTTTATAGATCAATGTTCACAAGGACAAAACATGGATATGAATGATATTAAAAGTCCTTCTGAAATACAGCCGTTTCCTAGTCACGCCACAATTGTAACAAATCCCGTTTGGTTACCAGTTCTTTTATGTGGTTCacttgtattaaatataatagtattatgTACTACTTTGTTACGTTAAATAGGGTatatcatacattttttacgatcttcctaaatttatatttgtcgcatacatttatacgtattttagTTATTAGTTACAAAATAAGTTAATCactatttttcaaacaattgattactattttaaaaaatagcattttaaacatttctattttaatggatagtaatcaataatatttcaacctatttataaataagcgATGTACTGCCAGTATAAAGTTTTCTATTGTTATCACtcacttttttatttcacataaataattgtaaataaatattattttttttatacacaGTTTATAAAGTATCAAATTTGAACAATAATGTTAAGTTGAACGCATAATAGTGGAAAATAGAATACTGGTTTGacggaaaattaattattgccGTTCTAAACTGTCAACCTtgtgataaaaaaatgttctccGTGTGTGTTCACTAGtaagatatatatgtaactcaacaaatttaagaattaatgaaataatgtgAGATTGCGTTCACTTtgtaatgataatatttgattttttttaacttcattattatatttgtgaaTACGAAAAAGAGCTGTTTTGAACACAAAaagttatgtatatatatataagtaatgaaatttaaagtgTTCTGTGTATTTGTAAGAATATATATGATGTTTATTGTGTTAAGATGTGATGTTAAaataacttaataaaataaatattgtaatatcttCAACCgagatattacatttttgttaaaatttgtaacaaattaattaatggacaaatatattttatattatcatattctCAATTTGCATGTGACACtgaatttttaactttcaatGAATGTAAACGCTGTTCAGAATCTGATAATTTACGCTCAAAATGTCTAAGATCTGGCACATTAAAATTCACTTTTCGTCTGTGAAAtcttcaatgaaaataaatataaatcaagatatatatttgataggtttaatttaaattaaataataacttaCTGAGTATCttgttcaatatttaatagcTTTAACTCCCCAATTTCTTCCCTATAAGTAGACCACCATTGACATTTGGCAATTCCTTCTTGTGAATTTTTGTACAACTCGTCTTTTAATGCTTCTCTTAAGCCAAATTGAGTTAATGTACCAAAACTTTTCGTCAAATCCTGTTCAGGGACCCATTTCCTCTGTCTCcaagtacaaaatataaattttataaaacatgaaTATAACATTAAAGCACTGAGATAATTTACTTATGACTAACACAAAATGATATATACCTTGCATTATAAGATCTAATTTTTGGTCCCTTAAAActttttggtaaaatattataacacaAATCATAAGTTGTTGTCATATTACTACaatattcctttttatgatcaaaaaattgttcttgAGGTAAACCCttacaatgaaattgtatttcaaaatattattgtaaaaattaaaagtcacttaaaaattacatcatGTATCATTtgtcttttataatttactttggattatattttatatatatatatatatttatatacctcCTGAATAAGTTTATTTTCCCACTTTGCAATTTGGTTTATTTCCCAAGTTTTATTAACATGAGGCTTATAATCTATCTCATATAAAGTTCTCCAATCATCGGGTT from the Bombus pyrosoma isolate SC7728 linkage group LG11, ASM1482585v1, whole genome shotgun sequence genome contains:
- the LOC122573104 gene encoding pre-rRNA 2'-O-ribose RNA methyltransferase FTSJ3 → MGGKRRKIGKQRKDKFYQLAKETGYRSRAAFKLIQMNRKFEFLQKSRVCIDLCAAPGGWMQIARQNMPVSSVVIGVDLFPIKPIPGCISLVEDITTDKCRVSISRELKTWKADVVLHDGAPNVGKNWLHDAYQQIVLTLAALKMATYFLRPGGWFITKVFRSKDYNALVWVLKQLFRKVHATKPQASRAESAEIFVVCQYYIAPDKLDPKFLDPKYVFSELEIEPTNKLNVYNPAKKKDKVEGYPENDYTLYHKLSVKDFIAHENAVEVLQNASEIVFDDETIANHEKTTKEIKECCKDIKVLGKKDLRNLINWWKAVKESLKEKESDENVQNLPDEAMKAPPMSQEELEDLEDEQIRKQIEELREEEARELKRKKKKANKERQKLNERLNLKMIHKGNEGPVLEGDDMFSLKDIKTHQHLENIMDQDPDQVAESDVDSDAEQRKPKKVRYNKDEGHLDSSDLYYKTEDSEPEDSSNASDDDSDSNKSGLGLNESDDDDTKKVSKKRKNIDEDPENPLLTDLDHRDKKTKRIQKAELWFEKDVFKNLEVEKDEDFELDKMVEEYKKKGGRIIGQDGSIDSDKENKVKISKNTQKKKQRDNEDNDDYNSDDTDSDYDVDKIVSITKSKKDKISGKDNPQATSAKSKKRKRLSEEDLALGSLLVQSKKTRRDLVDSAWNRYAFNDEKLPDWFVQDEEKHMKNVMPVPKELVDEYKKRVEDLNVRPIKKVIEAKSRKKRRALRKLEKAKKKVETIMDNTDISDREKAKQVQALYKKAHKEPKKDVTYVVMKKHMAQKKAARPPGVKGRYKLVDPRMKKDLRAAKAKEKTKGRGKKSSGGKPFRGKFKAQKRKKTK
- the LOC122573106 gene encoding 26S proteasome regulatory subunit 8; this translates as MTLTNKMEIDEKLIKGEGFKPYYITKIEELQLIVAEKSQNLRRLQAQRNELNAKVRMLREELQLLQEQGSYVGEVVKPMDKKKVLVKVHPEGKFVVDIDKNIDINDVTPNSRVALRNESYTLHKILPNKVDPLVSLMMVEKVPDSTYEMVGGLDKQIKEIKEVIELPVKHPELFDALGIAQPKGVLLYGPPGTGKTLLARAVAHHTECTFIRVSGSELVQKFIGEGSRMVRELFVMAREHAPSIIFMDEIDSIGSSRIESGSGGDSEVQRTMLELLNQLDGFEATKNIKVIMATNRIDILDPALLRPGRIDRKIEFPPPNEEARLDILKIHSRKMNLTRGINLRKIAELMPGASGAEVKGVCTEAGMYALRERRVHVTQEDFEMAVAKVMQKDSEKNMSIKKLWK
- the LOC122573105 gene encoding uncharacterized protein LOC122573105; the protein is MEFDLLFNFMSIFTIILLIVVTVITVFQKLKLRWPIKVNCWFCNKDIKIWRQQLNWWMCPYCEQYNGFSKNGDYAYTIPEQYKTSSHEMKRYCTINQGTRTNQGANNGLCKQCNMNESLKISKLSDYVPKNERNYEYEMKKFKDSLEQQYPLCAKCKSTVNNVLYKQALWLAQYKMLLFKQKPFCIIANNSKYSELICRIISTILGSMVVYNMEFIFFPIGGLFFQFCACWIPSTKKQSSDILLMFLWICMIILLPFKDIKLITTDFQNSWFVLEYITQYHMMILFISIIGFINVMPKSYKSTVNKNMSFKKIESSPKNTVLFDSCTATSNNKHNLNVNVKTANNINKTASNWLTPNTMKDYMSPCAENSINYKSTISQSLFTNAASQCSPMSINNNNTIFNSPPVYKKSMIESNYSLNDSLRTLSILSLGEDKPKYSTKIPKIFETKVYSTKSSELFKKAGKKNILSPPKLKSVMQTSWIAGGYWQEGINAPSLSRSSSQSSGFGSVGSNFGPSREPSIHEFDQCSVMSDATQSCYTLRQTNSPVGSFSQYSPQSPLSESRNQSINNQTMKLASTNLCTPQTLLSQNNKRNNSTFIDQCSQGQNMDMNDIKSPSEIQPFPSHATIVTNPVWLPVLLCGSLVLNIIVLCTTLLR
- the LOC122573108 gene encoding uncharacterized protein LOC122573108 encodes the protein MTTTYDLCYNILPKSFKGPKIRSYNARQRKWVPEQDLTKSFGTLTQFGLREALKDELYKNSQEGIAKCQWWSTYREEIGELKLLNIEQDTQFHRRKVNFNVPDLRHFERKLSDSEQRLHSLKVKNSVSHAN